A section of the Arcobacter roscoffensis genome encodes:
- a CDS encoding 3-hydroxyacyl-CoA dehydrogenase NAD-binding domain-containing protein, with amino-acid sequence MKNLNLEIKDGIARITFDLENEKVNKLSTKVLSEFDETLDVIKNNSSIKALVVQSAKKNIFIAGADIEEIETLSKEEEIYELLMKVHSIFNKLENLPFPSIAYINGACMGGGLELALACTYRVATTSSKTKLAFPEIKLGIFPGFAGCLRAPKIVGLVNALDIILSAKNLDAKKAYRIKLVDEIFDDGQKEFKLEEFIQKAIKNEVKNRKKFALLETWPLREIVFSKAYKNLEKKVNKDFKAPYVALEVIKDTFARSFNEGLKVEAREFSKIAITHESKNMIKLFFTFQKLNKNYEKTANPINNAVILGNGVMGKGIIWLFSKYLQSTRIKVRKIEQIHSILKDVSKIYDFLVKTRRMTANQVDFKLNKITYTDKFEGLKNSDIAIEAIIEDEKAKKEAFKSLENSMKDDAIIATNTSSISIEKLSSDIKNKENFLGVHFFNPVNMMPLVEVIPTSNTSKETINKVFELLISCGKTPILVGDCAGFIVNRILLPYLNEAAFILEEHGDIKHIDKLIKNFGMPMGPFTLADTVGIDIGYKVANILNESYGNRMPVAPLIEKIYNKKELGVKTGSGFYTYQGKKAKDVNPNVTQLLDKKSKILDDEDIINRCIFIMINEASRCLEEGIVDDPNIIDFAMITGTGFPPYKGGLCTLANKIGIKNLVKSLEKYEKTYGERFKPSSLLLKLQEQDKDFNTGETLWKH; translated from the coding sequence ATGAAGAATTTAAATTTAGAAATCAAAGATGGTATTGCAAGAATTACTTTTGATTTAGAAAATGAAAAAGTAAACAAACTATCAACTAAAGTCTTAAGTGAATTTGATGAGACTTTAGATGTGATAAAAAACAATTCTTCAATCAAAGCCCTAGTAGTTCAAAGTGCAAAGAAAAATATTTTTATTGCTGGTGCTGATATTGAAGAGATTGAGACTTTAAGTAAAGAAGAAGAGATTTACGAACTTCTTATGAAAGTACACTCTATTTTTAATAAGTTAGAAAATCTTCCTTTTCCATCAATCGCTTATATAAATGGTGCTTGTATGGGTGGAGGTTTAGAGTTAGCTTTAGCTTGTACATATAGAGTTGCAACAACAAGTTCTAAAACTAAGCTTGCTTTCCCTGAAATAAAATTAGGAATATTTCCAGGTTTTGCAGGATGTTTAAGAGCTCCAAAAATAGTAGGACTTGTAAATGCCTTAGATATTATCTTAAGTGCTAAAAATCTTGATGCTAAAAAAGCATATAGAATAAAACTTGTAGATGAGATTTTTGATGATGGACAAAAAGAGTTTAAACTTGAAGAGTTTATACAAAAAGCCATAAAAAATGAAGTTAAAAATAGAAAAAAATTCGCTTTACTTGAAACATGGCCTTTAAGAGAAATAGTATTTTCAAAAGCCTATAAAAACTTAGAAAAAAAAGTAAATAAAGATTTCAAAGCTCCTTATGTAGCCTTAGAAGTTATCAAAGATACTTTTGCAAGATCATTTAATGAAGGTTTAAAAGTAGAAGCAAGAGAGTTTTCAAAAATAGCAATAACTCATGAATCAAAAAATATGATTAAACTATTTTTTACTTTCCAAAAACTAAATAAAAATTATGAGAAAACTGCTAATCCTATAAACAATGCTGTTATTTTAGGAAATGGAGTTATGGGAAAAGGTATTATCTGGCTATTTTCTAAATATCTTCAAAGTACTAGAATCAAAGTGCGAAAAATTGAGCAAATTCATAGCATTTTAAAAGATGTATCTAAAATATATGACTTCTTAGTAAAAACAAGAAGAATGACAGCAAATCAAGTTGATTTTAAACTAAATAAAATCACTTACACAGATAAGTTTGAAGGTTTAAAAAATAGTGATATTGCCATAGAAGCTATTATTGAAGATGAAAAAGCAAAAAAAGAAGCCTTTAAAAGTTTAGAAAATAGTATGAAAGATGATGCAATTATTGCTACAAATACCTCATCAATATCTATAGAAAAACTTTCAAGCGATATTAAAAATAAAGAAAACTTCTTAGGAGTTCACTTCTTTAATCCTGTAAATATGATGCCCTTAGTAGAAGTAATCCCAACTTCAAATACATCAAAAGAGACTATTAACAAAGTTTTTGAGCTTTTAATCTCTTGTGGTAAAACTCCTATTTTAGTAGGAGATTGTGCAGGGTTTATTGTAAATAGAATTTTACTTCCTTATTTAAATGAAGCTGCATTTATTTTAGAAGAGCATGGGGATATTAAACATATTGATAAGCTTATCAAAAACTTTGGTATGCCAATGGGACCTTTTACTTTAGCTGATACAGTTGGTATTGATATTGGTTATAAAGTTGCAAATATATTAAATGAGTCTTATGGAAACAGAATGCCTGTTGCTCCTTTAATAGAGAAAATTTATAACAAAAAAGAATTAGGTGTTAAAACAGGTTCTGGTTTTTATACATATCAAGGTAAAAAAGCAAAAGATGTAAACCCTAATGTTACGCAATTGCTAGATAAGAAGAGTAAAATTTTAGATGACGAGGATATTATTAATAGATGTATATTTATTATGATAAATGAAGCCTCAAGATGTTTAGAAGAAGGAATTGTTGATGATCCAAATATTATAGACTTTGCTATGATTACAGGAACTGGTTTCCCTCCATATAAAGGTGGACTTTGTACTCTAGCAAATAAAATTGGAATCAAAAATCTTGTAAAAAGTTTAGAAAAATATGAGAAGACTTACGGGGAAAGATTTAAACCAAGTTCTTTATTATTAAAACTTCAAGAACAAGACAAAGACTTCAATACAGGAGAAACATTATGGAAACACTAA